One Algibacter sp. L3A6 genomic region harbors:
- a CDS encoding sugar transferase: protein MLKYSLLKSFFDFFIALIMVTMLFPIILIITIFLFIVNQGKPFFTQVRPGKNEALFKIIKFKTMNDKKDGNGNLLPDYERLTSVGNFIRKTSMDEIPQLFNVIKGDMSFVGPRPLLPRYLPYYSTEEKRRHNVKPGITGYAQVNGRSLLDWDTKLKYDVFYVNNISFKLDLKILVKTAYKVVASKDISLDPTIVQAPLDEIRSKDI, encoded by the coding sequence ATGTTAAAATACTCTCTTTTAAAATCTTTTTTTGATTTTTTCATTGCATTAATAATGGTTACAATGTTATTTCCCATTATTTTAATCATCACGATATTCTTATTTATTGTTAATCAAGGAAAACCCTTCTTCACTCAAGTAAGACCGGGTAAAAATGAAGCGTTATTTAAAATAATAAAATTCAAAACCATGAATGATAAGAAAGATGGTAATGGAAACCTCTTACCAGATTACGAACGATTAACATCAGTAGGGAATTTTATTAGAAAGACATCAATGGATGAGATACCTCAATTATTTAATGTTATTAAGGGAGACATGTCCTTTGTTGGTCCAAGACCTCTTTTACCTAGATATCTACCCTATTATTCAACGGAAGAAAAAAGAAGGCATAACGTTAAACCCGGCATAACAGGTTATGCACAAGTAAATGGAAGAAGCTTATTAGACTGGGATACTAAATTAAAATATGATGTATTTTACGTAAATAACATTTCTTTCAAATTAGACTTAAAAATACTAGTAAAAACAGCTTACAAAGTAGTGGCCTCTAAAGATATTTCTTTGGATCCAACTATTGTACAAGCTCCTTTAGATGAAATACGATCAAAAGATATTTAA
- a CDS encoding right-handed parallel beta-helix repeat-containing protein — protein MKKLKNLMLVALIGMSVLGTWSCNNEELYEEPLAVMEDESNEDVDDAVTDVNSPCDFTLENLEANSTVVVNCIIDLQGESFDLPENVTLLDEGGEIINGTLVFSEGSSIDGDLLGNTLNVAGTKPALRDAAFTFDPKRWGIVEGVVSDEVALNNRNILQSTIDLVKNYGIDIFVINEMDAYFHLEYGWFDAKGYSEISIHLPSDFHLKLSDNTHLRLQPNNWPKGRLMSVYEQENVKISGGNFYGDRYTHDYSDIFDELNISRATHEWPGLIIVDGSKDILIDNVYCTESTGDAFIVGASNGFRYQNTSYNQNIKITNSTFTESRRNNITITDGEDIYIENCLISGAGNGDDVFDSNNNKVFSSAGVAPRVGIDIEPIRGWNETDGFIYYEKVERVYVKGCTFINNNRASFIDYSGVDVTVENCISDNGFSSSYSTRGKYLNNKLTASEKNENGTGITMGSMEVTINGEEQQLSMNNVVKGNSIEGFVIGTVVRSNNSEVSNNSYLNCWVGLKILKTENTIFDSNDFKSSRTSDSRAISFFEGVAKNLTISNMTVEMPRKPLDLVGVNKNNTNYSLSFVNCKFTSEQGYPIEIKDTPNVTFINTTLTNTKFDVTNSANFITK, from the coding sequence ATGAAGAAATTAAAGAATTTAATGTTAGTCGCATTAATCGGAATGAGTGTATTGGGCACATGGTCTTGTAACAATGAAGAATTGTATGAAGAACCTCTTGCTGTGATGGAAGATGAGAGTAATGAAGATGTCGATGATGCCGTTACTGATGTTAATAGTCCTTGTGATTTTACTTTAGAGAATCTTGAAGCGAATTCAACAGTTGTTGTTAACTGTATTATAGATTTACAAGGTGAATCTTTCGATTTACCAGAAAATGTAACTCTACTAGACGAAGGTGGAGAAATTATTAACGGTACACTGGTTTTTTCTGAAGGCTCTTCAATTGATGGAGATTTATTAGGCAATACACTTAATGTTGCTGGAACTAAGCCAGCTTTAAGAGACGCTGCTTTTACTTTTGATCCTAAGAGATGGGGTATTGTAGAAGGTGTTGTTTCAGATGAAGTTGCTTTAAATAATAGAAATATACTCCAATCAACAATAGATTTGGTTAAGAATTATGGCATTGATATTTTCGTTATAAATGAAATGGATGCTTATTTTCACTTAGAATATGGATGGTTTGATGCGAAAGGTTATTCTGAAATCTCTATTCATTTACCTTCAGATTTTCATTTAAAACTTAGTGATAATACTCACTTAAGACTTCAGCCAAATAATTGGCCAAAAGGACGATTAATGAGTGTTTATGAACAAGAAAATGTTAAAATTTCAGGTGGTAATTTTTATGGAGATCGCTATACTCATGATTACAGTGATATATTTGACGAGTTAAATATTTCTAGAGCTACACATGAATGGCCTGGTTTAATAATTGTCGATGGTAGTAAAGATATTTTAATTGATAATGTTTATTGTACTGAATCTACGGGAGATGCATTTATAGTTGGAGCGTCAAATGGTTTTAGATATCAAAATACTAGTTACAATCAGAACATAAAAATAACTAATAGTACATTTACAGAGTCACGAAGAAATAACATTACTATTACAGATGGTGAGGATATTTATATTGAAAACTGTTTGATTAGTGGAGCTGGTAATGGAGATGATGTTTTTGATTCTAACAATAATAAAGTATTTAGTTCAGCGGGTGTTGCTCCTAGAGTAGGTATTGATATAGAACCTATTCGTGGATGGAACGAAACAGATGGCTTTATTTATTATGAAAAGGTGGAACGTGTTTATGTTAAAGGTTGTACTTTTATAAATAATAATAGAGCTAGTTTTATTGATTATTCAGGGGTTGATGTAACTGTTGAAAATTGTATTTCTGATAATGGTTTTAGCTCTTCCTATAGTACAAGGGGTAAATACCTAAATAATAAACTTACAGCTTCAGAAAAAAATGAAAATGGGACAGGTATAACGATGGGGTCGATGGAAGTAACTATTAACGGTGAAGAGCAACAATTATCTATGAATAATGTTGTTAAAGGTAATTCAATTGAAGGGTTTGTTATTGGGACTGTGGTAAGAAGTAATAATTCTGAAGTATCAAATAATTCATACTTAAATTGTTGGGTAGGTTTGAAAATATTAAAAACAGAAAATACTATTTTTGATAGTAATGATTTTAAAAGTTCTAGGACTAGTGATAGTAGAGCTATCTCTTTTTTCGAAGGAGTTGCTAAAAATTTAACGATAAGTAACATGACAGTAGAAATGCCAAGAAAGCCATTAGATTTAGTTGGAGTTAATAAAAATAATACTAATTATTCTTTAAGTTTTGTTAATTGTAAGTTTACATCTGAGCAAGGATATCCGATAGAGATAAAAGACACTCCTAATGTAACATTTATAAATACAACACTAACTAACACAAAGTTTGACGTAACTAATAGCGCGAATTTTATAACAAAATAA
- a CDS encoding sugar-transfer associated ATP-grasp domain-containing protein yields MPQVLKECVLYGMDKKMLPTDYFRKYLYRKDVVNYKNYISLKEYYLITGSKKMVFPEISSILKNKLNFYNYCLNSKLPTPTLWSYNFRSHWFYDNKNEVIKSKQEALTFFNRVFKTSNTDSLFLKPTLGEGGQGCFLLKQENLESQIENIYPTLISNSYVHQAYVDQHDTINDIFSNSVNTIRIDTYIDTNNEAYVLSALMRFGMGNTFTDNTHTGGFYVSLNLESGKLQGVGRQDITEGGKIVSEHPDSQVILDGFQIPFYKEAFQLAIKASNALPNRIVGWDVAITNHGPILLEGNESPSLHVTDVACGGYLNNKHIKEALLELKN; encoded by the coding sequence TTGCCACAAGTATTAAAGGAATGTGTTTTATATGGCATGGATAAAAAAATGCTACCTACAGATTATTTTAGAAAATATCTATACCGAAAAGATGTTGTAAATTACAAGAACTATATAAGTTTAAAGGAATATTACTTAATTACAGGTTCTAAGAAAATGGTGTTCCCTGAGATTTCGTCGATTTTAAAAAATAAATTAAACTTTTACAACTACTGCTTAAATTCTAAATTACCAACACCAACTTTGTGGAGTTATAATTTTAGATCGCATTGGTTTTATGATAATAAAAACGAAGTAATAAAATCTAAACAAGAGGCTTTAACTTTTTTTAATCGCGTTTTTAAAACATCTAATACTGATTCTTTATTTTTAAAACCCACATTAGGAGAAGGCGGCCAAGGTTGCTTTTTACTTAAGCAAGAGAATTTGGAATCGCAAATTGAAAATATATACCCTACTTTAATATCGAATAGCTATGTGCACCAAGCTTATGTTGATCAACACGATACCATTAACGACATATTTAGCAACTCCGTAAACACGATTAGAATAGATACCTATATAGATACTAATAATGAAGCATACGTGCTCTCGGCCCTTATGCGTTTTGGTATGGGGAATACATTTACCGACAATACACATACTGGAGGGTTCTACGTGTCTTTAAATTTAGAATCCGGAAAACTACAAGGTGTTGGACGACAGGATATTACTGAAGGAGGCAAGATAGTATCCGAGCACCCAGATTCTCAAGTGATTTTAGATGGATTTCAAATTCCATTTTACAAAGAAGCTTTTCAACTCGCGATAAAGGCGTCAAACGCATTACCAAACCGCATTGTCGGTTGGGATGTTGCTATTACAAACCATGGCCCAATACTTCTTGAAGGTAATGAAAGCCCTTCTTTACATGTTACCGATGTGGCATGCGGTGGTTACCTAAATAATAAGCATATTAAAGAAGCACTTTTAGAGCTTAAAAATTAA
- a CDS encoding sugar transferase: MYFIFKRFLDLIIAITALLLLAPIFFVVFVCLLIANQGKAFFYQQRPGKNEKVFKIIKFKTMNDKKDANGEFLPFDQRVTKIGNFIRKYSLDEIPQLINVLKGDMSLVGPRPLLTDYLPLYSEEQKKRHNVKPGITGWAQVKGRNSISWNQKFTYDVWYVENISFLLDLQIMLLTAKRLVVPQGINSSDGLNMTTFTGGAEE, translated from the coding sequence ATGTACTTTATTTTTAAAAGATTTTTAGATCTTATTATAGCGATTACCGCTTTACTTCTACTCGCTCCTATTTTTTTCGTAGTTTTTGTATGTTTATTAATCGCTAACCAAGGGAAAGCTTTTTTCTACCAGCAGCGTCCTGGTAAAAACGAAAAGGTTTTTAAAATTATTAAGTTTAAAACCATGAACGATAAGAAAGATGCAAACGGTGAGTTTCTACCTTTTGATCAACGTGTCACCAAAATTGGGAATTTTATAAGAAAATATTCTTTAGATGAAATTCCTCAGCTCATTAATGTGCTTAAAGGCGACATGAGTTTAGTTGGTCCGCGTCCACTTTTAACGGATTATTTACCTCTATACAGCGAAGAACAAAAAAAGCGTCATAATGTAAAACCAGGCATTACAGGCTGGGCTCAAGTAAAAGGACGTAATTCTATTTCTTGGAATCAAAAATTTACTTATGATGTTTGGTATGTTGAAAACATTTCATTTTTACTAGATCTACAAATCATGCTTTTAACGGCTAAACGACTCGTTGTACCGCAAGGTATAAATAGTAGTGACGGATTAAACATGACCACGTTTACAGGAGGTGCAGAAGAATAG
- a CDS encoding CoF synthetase: MSNVVLERFRNTLFWWLDALKGSPIKKHVIDISDTLNNFETTKIKREQNLAKLLKHSIQTTPFYKNLNLSERDFEQFPVINKIEITENQERFKSSVFLNKKNTTRSTSGSTGIPFKVLHDINKIYRNSADTIYFSELAGFKIGYQLWYLRYWGLNFKNSNFKNWAQNLKPIEVINLNNERIENLIEQIKKTSGHKGWLGFPSAFEQVCKFLDDKNEKPIDANFKSIIGMAEGINAYTKQRMGYYFNCPMLSRYSNMENGIIAQQTPNNEVFQINWASYHVEILNLHNDEQAPKGELGRIVVTDLFSYAMPLIRYDTGDLGAMDFKVSPPTLKRIEGRKTDTIYNTKDVIVSSFIMINSIRFDGIKQIQLIQESKTNYTIKLNCSRGFKFENELIEKFKRFLGDDALINIIMVDEIPLLSSGKRKMTLNKMNTQRK, from the coding sequence ATGAGTAACGTTGTTTTAGAAAGATTCCGCAACACTTTATTTTGGTGGTTAGATGCTTTAAAAGGTAGTCCGATAAAAAAACACGTAATCGACATCAGTGATACGCTCAATAATTTTGAAACTACAAAAATTAAACGTGAGCAAAACTTAGCCAAACTTTTAAAACATAGCATACAAACCACACCTTTTTACAAAAACCTTAATCTATCTGAAAGGGATTTTGAACAATTTCCGGTTATAAATAAAATTGAGATCACAGAAAATCAAGAGCGTTTTAAATCGAGTGTTTTTCTGAATAAAAAAAACACAACACGCTCTACTAGTGGCTCCACAGGCATACCATTTAAGGTGTTACATGACATAAATAAAATTTACAGAAATAGTGCTGATACTATTTATTTCTCTGAATTGGCTGGTTTTAAAATTGGTTATCAATTATGGTATTTGAGATATTGGGGATTGAATTTCAAAAATTCAAACTTTAAAAACTGGGCGCAAAACTTAAAACCGATTGAAGTTATTAATCTCAATAACGAGCGTATTGAAAACCTCATTGAACAGATTAAAAAGACATCGGGACACAAAGGCTGGTTGGGCTTCCCTTCTGCTTTCGAACAAGTTTGTAAATTCCTTGATGATAAAAATGAAAAACCAATAGATGCTAATTTCAAATCTATAATCGGAATGGCCGAAGGTATCAACGCATATACCAAACAACGCATGGGGTATTATTTTAATTGCCCAATGCTCTCACGTTACTCTAATATGGAGAATGGTATTATTGCGCAGCAAACACCAAATAACGAGGTATTTCAAATCAATTGGGCATCGTACCATGTTGAAATATTAAATCTCCATAATGATGAGCAAGCCCCGAAAGGCGAATTAGGACGTATTGTGGTTACCGATTTGTTTAGCTATGCTATGCCATTAATCCGTTATGATACCGGAGATCTGGGCGCCATGGATTTTAAAGTTAGTCCGCCAACTTTAAAAAGGATTGAAGGACGAAAAACAGACACTATTTACAATACCAAAGATGTGATAGTCTCATCGTTTATTATGATTAATAGCATCCGTTTTGATGGTATTAAGCAAATTCAGCTTATTCAAGAGAGTAAAACCAACTATACTATTAAATTAAATTGCTCTAGAGGTTTTAAGTTTGAAAATGAACTTATAGAAAAATTTAAACGTTTCCTCGGTGATGATGCTTTGATAAATATTATAATGGTTGACGAAATACCTCTTTTATCTTCAGGAAAACGAAAAATGACATTGAACAAGATGAATACTCAAAGAAAATAA
- a CDS encoding glycosyltransferase family 4 protein — MKKKLIRISTVPMSLSGLLTGQLNFMTTYFEVVGISSKDGNRLQNVNNQEKIRTIPVEIKRQISPLNDLITVYQLYKVLKKEKPFIVHSLTPKAGLLGMIASKLAGVPNRLHTFTGLIFPTKQGFIKQILIATDKILCYCATEIYPEGQGIKNDLINYKITSKPLKIIGNGNVNGININHFNPENFGFDFISNLKKKINISKEDYVFVFIGRLVKDKGINELITAFNELHPHLDNAKLLLVGDYEHDLDPLEKDTIDIINTNKSIISTGWVDDVRPYFAISNILVFPSYREGFPNVVMQAGAMGLPSIVTDINGANEIIIPNENGIIIPSMDKDELKDAMLKFYNKDIVIDSNTCRALIVNRYEQSILWKAQLHEYQTLK; from the coding sequence ATGAAAAAAAAACTAATTAGAATTTCTACGGTTCCCATGTCTCTAAGTGGCCTTCTTACCGGACAATTAAACTTCATGACAACTTATTTTGAAGTCGTTGGTATTTCGTCTAAAGATGGAAATAGATTACAGAATGTAAATAATCAAGAAAAAATAAGAACTATTCCCGTAGAAATAAAAAGACAAATATCACCACTCAATGATTTAATTACAGTTTATCAGCTATACAAGGTTCTAAAAAAAGAAAAACCTTTTATAGTACACTCATTAACCCCTAAAGCAGGGCTTCTTGGCATGATTGCCTCTAAATTAGCAGGAGTTCCTAACAGACTGCATACATTTACAGGTTTAATTTTCCCAACAAAACAGGGTTTTATTAAGCAAATTCTAATTGCAACAGATAAGATTTTATGTTATTGTGCAACTGAAATCTACCCAGAAGGACAAGGAATTAAGAATGATTTAATTAATTATAAAATAACCTCTAAACCTCTCAAAATTATTGGTAATGGAAATGTTAATGGTATTAACATTAATCACTTTAACCCAGAGAATTTTGGATTTGATTTTATATCAAACTTAAAAAAGAAGATTAATATTTCTAAAGAAGATTATGTTTTTGTTTTTATTGGTAGATTGGTTAAAGACAAAGGTATAAATGAATTAATAACAGCTTTTAACGAACTACATCCACATCTAGATAACGCGAAACTATTATTAGTTGGTGACTATGAACATGATTTAGACCCTCTAGAAAAAGATACGATAGATATAATTAATACAAATAAAAGTATTATCTCTACTGGCTGGGTGGACGATGTAAGACCTTATTTTGCAATTTCTAATATATTAGTCTTCCCGAGTTACAGAGAAGGTTTCCCTAATGTTGTAATGCAAGCTGGAGCAATGGGACTCCCCAGTATTGTAACGGACATAAATGGAGCTAACGAGATTATTATACCTAACGAAAATGGAATAATAATCCCCTCTATGGACAAAGATGAATTAAAAGATGCAATGTTAAAATTTTATAACAAAGATATTGTTATAGACTCTAACACATGCAGAGCATTAATAGTCAATAGATATGAGCAAAGTATATTATGGAAAGCTCAATTACATGAATATCAGACCTTAAAATAA